From one Lolium rigidum isolate FL_2022 chromosome 4, APGP_CSIRO_Lrig_0.1, whole genome shotgun sequence genomic stretch:
- the LOC124649358 gene encoding titin-like produces the protein MPPQQQGALFGREQLSKGEEYDAAYAATVAAVAYAIAAMEEEKVPSQERKPVPERVASRKKQVPVHVPAAAAPPLDLPPPRRGESMKRPVDGSKISRWFSGKEQLVEDGDDDQRGNVSVRRPVKMPEQKKPEGVAPSGQNVVGKVVDSVPSLERDPRKRSRKFEQEQANQRPAVPEVLNPRASFPRERKESRRYEQETANQMAPPAGRPSGPAYSSDAERMAAAWEKERMTRIKMKYNETMQTIAEWEDEKKAKARRQKEPREGDSESKRAKALQEYNEEMKRINKVATASRLTAEEKKRTAEGKVRQKAAKIRSTGKLPRSCGCF, from the exons ATGCCTCCACAGCAGCAAGGCGCGCTTTTCGGAAGAG AGCAACTGAGCAAAGGTGAAGAGTACGATGCTGCCTACGCGGCAACGGTGGCAGCGGTGGCGTACGCCATTGCTgcaatggaggaggagaaggtgccaTCTCAAGAGAGGAAACCTGTTCCAGAAAGAGTGGCATCTCGGAAGAAGCAGGTACCGGTCCATGTGCCCGCCGCCGCAGCCCCGCCTCTCGATCTGCCACCTCCCAGGAGAGGCGAGAGCATGAAGAGGCCAGTTGATGGGAGCAAGATCTCGAGATGGTTCAGCGGTAAAGAGCAGCTCGTTGAAGATGGCGATGACGACCAACGAG GGAATGTTTCGGTGCGGAGGCCGGTGAAGATGCCGGAGCAGAAGAAGCCGGAGGGTGTAGCTCCATCTGGCCAGAACGTGGTGGGGAAGGTGGTCGACTCCGTCCCCAGCCTGGAGAGAGATCCAAGGAAGAGGAGCAGGAAGTTCGAGCAGGAGCAAGCAAATCAGAGGCCGGCTGTACCCGAGGTTCTCAACCCGAGGGCCTCGTTTCCACGGGAGAGGAAAGAGAGCAGGAGATACGAGCAGGAGACGGCGAACCAGATGGCGCCGCCGGCAGGCAGGCCATCGGGACCGGCTTATTCGAGTGACGCGGAGAGGATGGCGGCTGCGTGGGAGAAGGAGAGGATGACGAGAATCAAGATGAA GTACAATGAGACGATGCAAACCATTGCCGAATGGGAGGATGAGAAGAAGGCCAAGGCCAGGCGCCAAAAGGAACCCAGAGAG GGAGATTCGGAGAGTAAGCGAGCCAAGGCGCTGCAGGAGtacaacgaggagatgaagaggatCAACAAGGTGGCCACCGCGTCGAGGCTGacggcggaggagaagaagaggacCGCCGAGGGCAAGGTCCGGCAGAAGGCGGCCAAGATCCGGTCGACGGGAAAGCTTCCTCGGTCGTGTGGCTGCTTCTGA
- the LOC124646913 gene encoding uncharacterized protein LOC124646913, with translation MQGGASEDRMRVGRGSRSRRCSCKKVEAKGRGSRGGAGEAALGALPQQFVIPDAKKCSDAALLNEHSRAGRRIDSIMPLVPVLSGRRLPISSHHGLLPLGRRRQRYAHSRSQATAPVPLHARRMLAAVNFSPKPTSSDLLPVAGSLSHCPAGSCSPSWDLSRYSASAPRSPIDGVGSRARKEMHALFPAPPSPYTIARVETKFAGNLLFTTLARRKSESSIIAATRIFPSSPGRAAFVPKKQQPPIRVFLSASRRARVRPPRIRRRILSRLASHHHHSISVTEIGASSSMAAAAPVAPGSGRVGRPRAPRVGLGAAGAAAAAAAGEGPSCLYVGPIETASQERLEALYRQARDSYYSGEPLIVDDMFDKVELKLRVYGSPSVVKYPRCSLKRQSAYADAEEDNSLIMALSSIWMLLLLFGTSALLVPTFNTLSRAFGDAFGTRFLLYGAKSLDGITRANDMVLFGLGYIVGYPIASASFGALQGLLTNNVVALKGSCPNCGEQVFAFVKTDKSVKAPHKAECHVCECPLEYRTKIERSLSGPRRSWVYGRVYMAKQGHPRKRRWIKD, from the exons ATGCAAGGAGGCGCGTCGGAAGATAGGATGCGCGTCGGCAGAGGAAGCAGGAGCCGGCGGTGCTCTTGCAAGAAGGTGGAGGCGAAGGGACGGGGTTCACGCGGAGGAGCAGGCGAGGCCGCGCTCGGCGCTCTGCCACAACAGTTCGTT ATCCCAGATGCTAAAAAGTGCTCGGATGCTGCTTTGCTGAACGAGCACTCGCGCGCTGGCCGTCGGATCGACTCGATCATGCCTCTGGTCCCCGTTCTTTCGGGACGTCGCCTCCCCATCTCTTCCCACCACGGTTTGCTCCCCCTggggcgccgccgccaacgcTACGCCCACAGCCGCAGCCAAGCCACCGCCCCCGTCCCTCTTCACGCTCGACGAATGCTTGCCGCCGTCAACTTCTCCCCcaaacccacctcctccgacctCCTCCCCGTTGCTGGCTCCCTCTCCCACTGCCCCGCAGGTAGCTGCTCCCCGTCATGGGACCTCTCCCGCTACAGCGCCTCGGCACCGAGGTCCCCCATAGACGGTGTCGGGAGCCGCGCCCGCAAGGAGATGCATGCGCTTTTCCCCGCGCCGCCGAGTCCCT ATACGATCGCGCGCGTCGAGACAAAATTTGCCGGAAATCTATTGTTTACCACTTTGGCTCGTCGGAAATCGGAAAGCTCAATTATCGCAGCCACACGTATTTTTCCTTCTTCTCCTGGGCGCGCGGCGTTCGTTCCCAAGAAGCAACAGCCACCGATCCGAGTCTTCTTGTCCGCTTCCCGCCGCGCGCGCGTGAGGCCTCCACGCATCCGGCGCCGGATTCTTTCACGCCTCGcttcccaccaccaccattccatatcTGTCACAGAGATAGGAGCATCGTCGTCCATGGCGGCCGCCGCCCCGGTGGCCCCCGGGAGCGGACGCGTCGGCCGGCCGCGGGCGCCACGGGTGGGGCTGGGCGCTGCaggagccgcggcggcggcggcggcgggggaggggcCGTCGTGCCTCTACGTGGGGCCCATCGAGACGGCCAGCCAGGAGAGGCTCGAGGCGCTCTACCGCCAG GCCAGGGATTCATACTACAGTGGCGAGCCTCTGATTGTCGACGACATGTTCGACAAGGTCGAG CTCAAGCTCCGGGTCTACGGCTCCCCGTCGGTGGTAAAATACCCCCGCTGCAGCCTCAAGCGGCAGTCGGCGTACGCGGACGCCGAG GAGGACAACTCGTTGATTATGGCACTGTCGAGCATCTGGATGCTGCTGCTCCTGTTCGGTACCTCCGCTTTGTTGGTCCCAACCTTCAACACTCTGAGCCGGGCGTTTGGGGATGCGTTCGGGACGAGGTTTCTCTTGTATGGCGCCAAGTCCCTTGACGGGATAACCAGGGCGAACGACATGGTTTTGTTCGGGTTGGGCTATATTGTTGGCTATCCGATTGCATCTGCGTCAT TTGGTGCACTCCAAGGCTTGCTGACAAACAATGTGGTTGCACTAAAAGGATCTTGCCCAAATTGTGGAGAGCAG GTCTTTGCATTTGTTAAGACGGATAAATCCGTTAAAGCACCCCACAAGGCAGAATGCCATGTCTGCGAGTGCCCGTTGGAGTACCGTACTAAAATCGAG AGATCTCTGTCTGGACCTAGAAGGAGCTGGGTTTATGGCCGTGTTTACATGGCGAAGCAAGGACATCCTAGGAAACGAAGATGGATAAAGGACTAG
- the LOC124648986 gene encoding uncharacterized protein LOC124648986 yields the protein MVLNFDKDSEELLKDLNLANDLPKFVRITRERIQAALMNGTLPVSTTVCPDASPLPISSPPMMSVDSSSRNDADQSHSQSKNKKKALPAKRRASALSAASPGSVRRSHAFRETCESSEEADPDPGTLSPD from the exons ATGGTCTTGAACTTTGACAAAGACTCTGAGGAGCTGCTGAAGGATTTGAACCTCGCTAACGATCTACCCAAGTTTGTAAGAATAACCCGAGAAAGGATCCAGGCTGCTTTGATGAACG GGACTCTTCCTGTAAGCACAACTGTTTGTCCAGATGCTTCCCCTCTACCAATCTCATCTCCGCCAATGATGTCAGTTGATTCTAGTAGCAGAAATGATGCTGATCAAAGCCACTCCCAAAGTAAGAACAAGAAGAAGGCTCTTCCTGCTAAGAGAAGAGCTTCTGCCTTGTCGGCAGCATCTCCTGGCTCTGTGCGTCGCTCCCACGCTTTCCG GGAAACATGTGAGTCCTCAGAGGAAGCAGACCCTGACCCTGGAACACTAAGCCCTGACTGA